Proteins from one Balaenoptera musculus isolate JJ_BM4_2016_0621 chromosome 7, mBalMus1.pri.v3, whole genome shotgun sequence genomic window:
- the SCLY gene encoding selenocysteine lyase isoform X3 gives MEAAGPRSRDARGRAASQPGSRAEKSPPESRKVYMDYNATTPLEPEAIQAMTEAMQEAWGNPSSPYPAGPMWLLSHYQRPSSFYLKAFSIFNMHLPLVVKMAPAVQAITVILSKLFHPFILLSWRVGSEADGHSFPSPVAPGRKAKEIINAARENLAKMIGGRPQDMIFTSGGTESNNLVIHSVVKHFHKIHAAVGDTAEHPSPVEGALPHIITCTVEHDSIRLPLEHLVEEQVAEVTFVPVSKVNGQAEAEDILAAVRPATCLVTIMLANNETGVIMPVPEISRRVRALNQQRAAGGLPGVLVHTDAAQALGKRRVDVRDLGVDFLTIVGHKFYGPRIGALYIRGLGELTPLYPMLFGGGQERNFRPGTENTPMIAGLGKAAELVAENCEAYEAHMRDVRDYLEERLAAEFGKRIHLNSQFPGTERLPNTCNFSILGPQLQGRLVLAQCRTLLASMGAACHSDHGDRPSPVLLSCGVPLDVARNAIRLSVGRGTTRAEVDLVVQDLKQAVARLEGQA, from the exons CAGGAAAGTGTATATGGACTATAATGCAACCACCCCCCTGGAGCCAGAGGCCATCCAGGCCATGACTGAAGCCATGCAGGAAGCCTGGGGGAATCCCAGCAGCCCTTACCCGGCAG GGCCCATGTGGCTGCTCAGCCACTACCAGAGACCCAGCTCCTTCTATCTTAAAGCTTTTTCCATCTTCAACATGCACCTGCCCCTTGTGGTCAAGATGGCTCCTGCAGTTCAAGCCATCAC CGTGATCTTAAGCAAATTGTTCCATCCTTTCATTCTCCTGTCTTGGCGGGTGGGAAGCGAGGCAGATGGCCACAGCTTCCCCTCTCCCGTAGCACCCG GTAGGAAGGCCAAGGAGATTATCAATGCAGCTCGGGAAAACCTTGCCAAGATGATAGGTGGGAGACCTCAAGACATGATCTTCACTTCCGGGGGCACAGAG TCAAATAATTTAGTAATCCATTCTGTGGTGAAACATTTCCACAAAATCCATGCCGCAGTGGGGGACACGGCCGAGCATCCCAGCCCAGTGGAGGGGGCCCTGCCTCACATCATCACTTGCACCGTGGAACACGACTCCATCCGCCTGCCCCTGGAGCACCTGGTGGAAGAACAAGTGGCCG AGGTCACCTTTGTCCCCGTGTCCAAGGTAAACGGGCAGGCGGAGGCTGAGGACATCCTGGCGGCCGTCCGCCCGGCCACGTGCCTCGTGACCATCATGCTGGCCAATAACGAGACAGGCGTCATCATG ccGGTGCCCGAGATCAGCCGGCGAGTCCGAGCCCTGAACCAGCAGCGGGCGGCGGGCGGGCTGCCGGGGGTGCTCGTGCACACGGACGCCGCCCAGGCCTTGGGGAAGCGGCGCGTGGACGTGCGGGACCTGGGCGTGGACTTCCTGACCATCGTGGGCCACAAG ttctatGGCCCCAGGATTGGAGCACTTTACATCCGAGGGCTCGGTGAACTCACCCCTCTGTACCCTATGCTGTTTGGAGGTGGACAAGAGCGGAATTTCAGGCCAGG GACAGAGAACACCCCGATGATTGCCGGCCTTGGGAAG GCGGCTGAGCTGGTGGCAGAGAACTGCGAGGCCTACGAAGCCCACATGCGGGATGTGCGCGACTACCTGGAGGAGAGGCTGGCG GCTGAATTTGGTAAGAGAATCCATCTGAACAGCCAGTTTCCAGGCACTGAGCGACTCCCCAACACCTGTAACTTCTCCATCCTGGGACCCCAGCTGCAAG GCCGCCTGGTGCTGGCCCAGTGCAGGACGCTGCTGGCCAGCATGGGGGCTGCGTGCCACTCGGACCACGGAGACCG GCCATCCCCGGTGCTGCTGAGCTGCGGCGTCCCCTTGGACGTGGCCAGGAACGCCATCCGGCTCAGCGTGGGCCGCGGCACCACCCGGGCCGAAGTGGACCTCGTCGTGCAGGACCTGAAGCAGGCGGTGGCCCGGCTGGAGGGCCAGGCCTAG
- the SCLY gene encoding selenocysteine lyase isoform X14 — translation MEAAGPRSRDARGRAASQPGSRAEKSPPESRKVYMDYNATTPLEPEAIQAMTEAMQEAWGNPSSPYPAGRKAKEIINAARENLAKMIGGRPQDMIFTSGGTESNNLVIHSVVKHFHKIHAAVGDTAEHPSPVEGALPHIITCTVEHDSIRLPLEHLVEEQVAEVTFVPVSKVNGQAEAEDILAAVRPATCLVTIMLANNETGVIMPVPEISRRVRALNQQRAAGGLPGVLVHTDAAQALGKRRVDVRDLGVDFLTIVGHKFYGPRIGALYIRGLGELTPLYPMLFGGGQERNFRPGTENTPMIAGLGKAAELVAENCEAYEAHMRDVRDYLEERLAAEFGKRIHLNSQFPGTERLPNTCNFSILGPQLQGRLVLAQCRTLLASMGAACHSDHGDRPSPVLLSCGVPLDVARNAIRLSVGRGTTRAEVDLVVQDLKQAVARLEGQA, via the exons CAGGAAAGTGTATATGGACTATAATGCAACCACCCCCCTGGAGCCAGAGGCCATCCAGGCCATGACTGAAGCCATGCAGGAAGCCTGGGGGAATCCCAGCAGCCCTTACCCGGCAG GTAGGAAGGCCAAGGAGATTATCAATGCAGCTCGGGAAAACCTTGCCAAGATGATAGGTGGGAGACCTCAAGACATGATCTTCACTTCCGGGGGCACAGAG TCAAATAATTTAGTAATCCATTCTGTGGTGAAACATTTCCACAAAATCCATGCCGCAGTGGGGGACACGGCCGAGCATCCCAGCCCAGTGGAGGGGGCCCTGCCTCACATCATCACTTGCACCGTGGAACACGACTCCATCCGCCTGCCCCTGGAGCACCTGGTGGAAGAACAAGTGGCCG AGGTCACCTTTGTCCCCGTGTCCAAGGTAAACGGGCAGGCGGAGGCTGAGGACATCCTGGCGGCCGTCCGCCCGGCCACGTGCCTCGTGACCATCATGCTGGCCAATAACGAGACAGGCGTCATCATG ccGGTGCCCGAGATCAGCCGGCGAGTCCGAGCCCTGAACCAGCAGCGGGCGGCGGGCGGGCTGCCGGGGGTGCTCGTGCACACGGACGCCGCCCAGGCCTTGGGGAAGCGGCGCGTGGACGTGCGGGACCTGGGCGTGGACTTCCTGACCATCGTGGGCCACAAG ttctatGGCCCCAGGATTGGAGCACTTTACATCCGAGGGCTCGGTGAACTCACCCCTCTGTACCCTATGCTGTTTGGAGGTGGACAAGAGCGGAATTTCAGGCCAGG GACAGAGAACACCCCGATGATTGCCGGCCTTGGGAAG GCGGCTGAGCTGGTGGCAGAGAACTGCGAGGCCTACGAAGCCCACATGCGGGATGTGCGCGACTACCTGGAGGAGAGGCTGGCG GCTGAATTTGGTAAGAGAATCCATCTGAACAGCCAGTTTCCAGGCACTGAGCGACTCCCCAACACCTGTAACTTCTCCATCCTGGGACCCCAGCTGCAAG GCCGCCTGGTGCTGGCCCAGTGCAGGACGCTGCTGGCCAGCATGGGGGCTGCGTGCCACTCGGACCACGGAGACCG GCCATCCCCGGTGCTGCTGAGCTGCGGCGTCCCCTTGGACGTGGCCAGGAACGCCATCCGGCTCAGCGTGGGCCGCGGCACCACCCGGGCCGAAGTGGACCTCGTCGTGCAGGACCTGAAGCAGGCGGTGGCCCGGCTGGAGGGCCAGGCCTAG
- the SCLY gene encoding selenocysteine lyase isoform X4, with the protein MEAAGPRSRDARGRAASQPGSRAEKSPPERKVYMDYNATTPLEPEAIQAMTEAMQEAWGNPSSPYPAGPMWLLSHYQRPSSFYLKAFSIFNMHLPLVVKMAPAVQAITVILSKLFHPFILLSWRVGSEADGHSFPSPVAPGRKAKEIINAARENLAKMIGGRPQDMIFTSGGTESNNLVIHSVVKHFHKIHAAVGDTAEHPSPVEGALPHIITCTVEHDSIRLPLEHLVEEQVAEVTFVPVSKVNGQAEAEDILAAVRPATCLVTIMLANNETGVIMPVPEISRRVRALNQQRAAGGLPGVLVHTDAAQALGKRRVDVRDLGVDFLTIVGHKFYGPRIGALYIRGLGELTPLYPMLFGGGQERNFRPGTENTPMIAGLGKAAELVAENCEAYEAHMRDVRDYLEERLAAEFGKRIHLNSQFPGTERLPNTCNFSILGPQLQGRLVLAQCRTLLASMGAACHSDHGDRPSPVLLSCGVPLDVARNAIRLSVGRGTTRAEVDLVVQDLKQAVARLEGQA; encoded by the exons GAAAGTGTATATGGACTATAATGCAACCACCCCCCTGGAGCCAGAGGCCATCCAGGCCATGACTGAAGCCATGCAGGAAGCCTGGGGGAATCCCAGCAGCCCTTACCCGGCAG GGCCCATGTGGCTGCTCAGCCACTACCAGAGACCCAGCTCCTTCTATCTTAAAGCTTTTTCCATCTTCAACATGCACCTGCCCCTTGTGGTCAAGATGGCTCCTGCAGTTCAAGCCATCAC CGTGATCTTAAGCAAATTGTTCCATCCTTTCATTCTCCTGTCTTGGCGGGTGGGAAGCGAGGCAGATGGCCACAGCTTCCCCTCTCCCGTAGCACCCG GTAGGAAGGCCAAGGAGATTATCAATGCAGCTCGGGAAAACCTTGCCAAGATGATAGGTGGGAGACCTCAAGACATGATCTTCACTTCCGGGGGCACAGAG TCAAATAATTTAGTAATCCATTCTGTGGTGAAACATTTCCACAAAATCCATGCCGCAGTGGGGGACACGGCCGAGCATCCCAGCCCAGTGGAGGGGGCCCTGCCTCACATCATCACTTGCACCGTGGAACACGACTCCATCCGCCTGCCCCTGGAGCACCTGGTGGAAGAACAAGTGGCCG AGGTCACCTTTGTCCCCGTGTCCAAGGTAAACGGGCAGGCGGAGGCTGAGGACATCCTGGCGGCCGTCCGCCCGGCCACGTGCCTCGTGACCATCATGCTGGCCAATAACGAGACAGGCGTCATCATG ccGGTGCCCGAGATCAGCCGGCGAGTCCGAGCCCTGAACCAGCAGCGGGCGGCGGGCGGGCTGCCGGGGGTGCTCGTGCACACGGACGCCGCCCAGGCCTTGGGGAAGCGGCGCGTGGACGTGCGGGACCTGGGCGTGGACTTCCTGACCATCGTGGGCCACAAG ttctatGGCCCCAGGATTGGAGCACTTTACATCCGAGGGCTCGGTGAACTCACCCCTCTGTACCCTATGCTGTTTGGAGGTGGACAAGAGCGGAATTTCAGGCCAGG GACAGAGAACACCCCGATGATTGCCGGCCTTGGGAAG GCGGCTGAGCTGGTGGCAGAGAACTGCGAGGCCTACGAAGCCCACATGCGGGATGTGCGCGACTACCTGGAGGAGAGGCTGGCG GCTGAATTTGGTAAGAGAATCCATCTGAACAGCCAGTTTCCAGGCACTGAGCGACTCCCCAACACCTGTAACTTCTCCATCCTGGGACCCCAGCTGCAAG GCCGCCTGGTGCTGGCCCAGTGCAGGACGCTGCTGGCCAGCATGGGGGCTGCGTGCCACTCGGACCACGGAGACCG GCCATCCCCGGTGCTGCTGAGCTGCGGCGTCCCCTTGGACGTGGCCAGGAACGCCATCCGGCTCAGCGTGGGCCGCGGCACCACCCGGGCCGAAGTGGACCTCGTCGTGCAGGACCTGAAGCAGGCGGTGGCCCGGCTGGAGGGCCAGGCCTAG
- the SCLY gene encoding selenocysteine lyase isoform X2 yields MEAAGPRSRDARGRAASQPGSRAEKSPPERKVYMDYNATTPLEPEAIQAMTEAMQEAWGNPSSPYPAGDSRRHTQIRDVGGRGPMWLLSHYQRPSSFYLKAFSIFNMHLPLVVKMAPAVQAITVILSKLFHPFILLSWRVGSEADGHSFPSPVAPGRKAKEIINAARENLAKMIGGRPQDMIFTSGGTESNNLVIHSVVKHFHKIHAAVGDTAEHPSPVEGALPHIITCTVEHDSIRLPLEHLVEEQVAEVTFVPVSKVNGQAEAEDILAAVRPATCLVTIMLANNETGVIMPVPEISRRVRALNQQRAAGGLPGVLVHTDAAQALGKRRVDVRDLGVDFLTIVGHKFYGPRIGALYIRGLGELTPLYPMLFGGGQERNFRPGTENTPMIAGLGKAAELVAENCEAYEAHMRDVRDYLEERLAAEFGKRIHLNSQFPGTERLPNTCNFSILGPQLQGRLVLAQCRTLLASMGAACHSDHGDRPSPVLLSCGVPLDVARNAIRLSVGRGTTRAEVDLVVQDLKQAVARLEGQA; encoded by the exons GAAAGTGTATATGGACTATAATGCAACCACCCCCCTGGAGCCAGAGGCCATCCAGGCCATGACTGAAGCCATGCAGGAAGCCTGGGGGAATCCCAGCAGCCCTTACCCGGCAGGTGATTCTAGGAGACACACACAGATCAGAGATGTGGGGGGCAGAG GGCCCATGTGGCTGCTCAGCCACTACCAGAGACCCAGCTCCTTCTATCTTAAAGCTTTTTCCATCTTCAACATGCACCTGCCCCTTGTGGTCAAGATGGCTCCTGCAGTTCAAGCCATCAC CGTGATCTTAAGCAAATTGTTCCATCCTTTCATTCTCCTGTCTTGGCGGGTGGGAAGCGAGGCAGATGGCCACAGCTTCCCCTCTCCCGTAGCACCCG GTAGGAAGGCCAAGGAGATTATCAATGCAGCTCGGGAAAACCTTGCCAAGATGATAGGTGGGAGACCTCAAGACATGATCTTCACTTCCGGGGGCACAGAG TCAAATAATTTAGTAATCCATTCTGTGGTGAAACATTTCCACAAAATCCATGCCGCAGTGGGGGACACGGCCGAGCATCCCAGCCCAGTGGAGGGGGCCCTGCCTCACATCATCACTTGCACCGTGGAACACGACTCCATCCGCCTGCCCCTGGAGCACCTGGTGGAAGAACAAGTGGCCG AGGTCACCTTTGTCCCCGTGTCCAAGGTAAACGGGCAGGCGGAGGCTGAGGACATCCTGGCGGCCGTCCGCCCGGCCACGTGCCTCGTGACCATCATGCTGGCCAATAACGAGACAGGCGTCATCATG ccGGTGCCCGAGATCAGCCGGCGAGTCCGAGCCCTGAACCAGCAGCGGGCGGCGGGCGGGCTGCCGGGGGTGCTCGTGCACACGGACGCCGCCCAGGCCTTGGGGAAGCGGCGCGTGGACGTGCGGGACCTGGGCGTGGACTTCCTGACCATCGTGGGCCACAAG ttctatGGCCCCAGGATTGGAGCACTTTACATCCGAGGGCTCGGTGAACTCACCCCTCTGTACCCTATGCTGTTTGGAGGTGGACAAGAGCGGAATTTCAGGCCAGG GACAGAGAACACCCCGATGATTGCCGGCCTTGGGAAG GCGGCTGAGCTGGTGGCAGAGAACTGCGAGGCCTACGAAGCCCACATGCGGGATGTGCGCGACTACCTGGAGGAGAGGCTGGCG GCTGAATTTGGTAAGAGAATCCATCTGAACAGCCAGTTTCCAGGCACTGAGCGACTCCCCAACACCTGTAACTTCTCCATCCTGGGACCCCAGCTGCAAG GCCGCCTGGTGCTGGCCCAGTGCAGGACGCTGCTGGCCAGCATGGGGGCTGCGTGCCACTCGGACCACGGAGACCG GCCATCCCCGGTGCTGCTGAGCTGCGGCGTCCCCTTGGACGTGGCCAGGAACGCCATCCGGCTCAGCGTGGGCCGCGGCACCACCCGGGCCGAAGTGGACCTCGTCGTGCAGGACCTGAAGCAGGCGGTGGCCCGGCTGGAGGGCCAGGCCTAG
- the SCLY gene encoding selenocysteine lyase isoform X15 yields MEAAGPRSRDARGRAASQPGSRAEKSPPERKVYMDYNATTPLEPEAIQAMTEAMQEAWGNPSSPYPAGRKAKEIINAARENLAKMIGGRPQDMIFTSGGTESNNLVIHSVVKHFHKIHAAVGDTAEHPSPVEGALPHIITCTVEHDSIRLPLEHLVEEQVAEVTFVPVSKVNGQAEAEDILAAVRPATCLVTIMLANNETGVIMPVPEISRRVRALNQQRAAGGLPGVLVHTDAAQALGKRRVDVRDLGVDFLTIVGHKFYGPRIGALYIRGLGELTPLYPMLFGGGQERNFRPGTENTPMIAGLGKAAELVAENCEAYEAHMRDVRDYLEERLAAEFGKRIHLNSQFPGTERLPNTCNFSILGPQLQGRLVLAQCRTLLASMGAACHSDHGDRPSPVLLSCGVPLDVARNAIRLSVGRGTTRAEVDLVVQDLKQAVARLEGQA; encoded by the exons GAAAGTGTATATGGACTATAATGCAACCACCCCCCTGGAGCCAGAGGCCATCCAGGCCATGACTGAAGCCATGCAGGAAGCCTGGGGGAATCCCAGCAGCCCTTACCCGGCAG GTAGGAAGGCCAAGGAGATTATCAATGCAGCTCGGGAAAACCTTGCCAAGATGATAGGTGGGAGACCTCAAGACATGATCTTCACTTCCGGGGGCACAGAG TCAAATAATTTAGTAATCCATTCTGTGGTGAAACATTTCCACAAAATCCATGCCGCAGTGGGGGACACGGCCGAGCATCCCAGCCCAGTGGAGGGGGCCCTGCCTCACATCATCACTTGCACCGTGGAACACGACTCCATCCGCCTGCCCCTGGAGCACCTGGTGGAAGAACAAGTGGCCG AGGTCACCTTTGTCCCCGTGTCCAAGGTAAACGGGCAGGCGGAGGCTGAGGACATCCTGGCGGCCGTCCGCCCGGCCACGTGCCTCGTGACCATCATGCTGGCCAATAACGAGACAGGCGTCATCATG ccGGTGCCCGAGATCAGCCGGCGAGTCCGAGCCCTGAACCAGCAGCGGGCGGCGGGCGGGCTGCCGGGGGTGCTCGTGCACACGGACGCCGCCCAGGCCTTGGGGAAGCGGCGCGTGGACGTGCGGGACCTGGGCGTGGACTTCCTGACCATCGTGGGCCACAAG ttctatGGCCCCAGGATTGGAGCACTTTACATCCGAGGGCTCGGTGAACTCACCCCTCTGTACCCTATGCTGTTTGGAGGTGGACAAGAGCGGAATTTCAGGCCAGG GACAGAGAACACCCCGATGATTGCCGGCCTTGGGAAG GCGGCTGAGCTGGTGGCAGAGAACTGCGAGGCCTACGAAGCCCACATGCGGGATGTGCGCGACTACCTGGAGGAGAGGCTGGCG GCTGAATTTGGTAAGAGAATCCATCTGAACAGCCAGTTTCCAGGCACTGAGCGACTCCCCAACACCTGTAACTTCTCCATCCTGGGACCCCAGCTGCAAG GCCGCCTGGTGCTGGCCCAGTGCAGGACGCTGCTGGCCAGCATGGGGGCTGCGTGCCACTCGGACCACGGAGACCG GCCATCCCCGGTGCTGCTGAGCTGCGGCGTCCCCTTGGACGTGGCCAGGAACGCCATCCGGCTCAGCGTGGGCCGCGGCACCACCCGGGCCGAAGTGGACCTCGTCGTGCAGGACCTGAAGCAGGCGGTGGCCCGGCTGGAGGGCCAGGCCTAG
- the SCLY gene encoding selenocysteine lyase isoform X8 yields MDYNATTPLEPEAIQAMTEAMQEAWGNPSSPYPAGPMWLLSHYQRPSSFYLKAFSIFNMHLPLVVKMAPAVQAITVILSKLFHPFILLSWRVGSEADGHSFPSPVAPGRKAKEIINAARENLAKMIGGRPQDMIFTSGGTESNNLVIHSVVKHFHKIHAAVGDTAEHPSPVEGALPHIITCTVEHDSIRLPLEHLVEEQVAEVTFVPVSKVNGQAEAEDILAAVRPATCLVTIMLANNETGVIMPVPEISRRVRALNQQRAAGGLPGVLVHTDAAQALGKRRVDVRDLGVDFLTIVGHKFYGPRIGALYIRGLGELTPLYPMLFGGGQERNFRPGTENTPMIAGLGKAAELVAENCEAYEAHMRDVRDYLEERLAAEFGKRIHLNSQFPGTERLPNTCNFSILGPQLQGRLVLAQCRTLLASMGAACHSDHGDRPSPVLLSCGVPLDVARNAIRLSVGRGTTRAEVDLVVQDLKQAVARLEGQA; encoded by the exons ATGGACTATAATGCAACCACCCCCCTGGAGCCAGAGGCCATCCAGGCCATGACTGAAGCCATGCAGGAAGCCTGGGGGAATCCCAGCAGCCCTTACCCGGCAG GGCCCATGTGGCTGCTCAGCCACTACCAGAGACCCAGCTCCTTCTATCTTAAAGCTTTTTCCATCTTCAACATGCACCTGCCCCTTGTGGTCAAGATGGCTCCTGCAGTTCAAGCCATCAC CGTGATCTTAAGCAAATTGTTCCATCCTTTCATTCTCCTGTCTTGGCGGGTGGGAAGCGAGGCAGATGGCCACAGCTTCCCCTCTCCCGTAGCACCCG GTAGGAAGGCCAAGGAGATTATCAATGCAGCTCGGGAAAACCTTGCCAAGATGATAGGTGGGAGACCTCAAGACATGATCTTCACTTCCGGGGGCACAGAG TCAAATAATTTAGTAATCCATTCTGTGGTGAAACATTTCCACAAAATCCATGCCGCAGTGGGGGACACGGCCGAGCATCCCAGCCCAGTGGAGGGGGCCCTGCCTCACATCATCACTTGCACCGTGGAACACGACTCCATCCGCCTGCCCCTGGAGCACCTGGTGGAAGAACAAGTGGCCG AGGTCACCTTTGTCCCCGTGTCCAAGGTAAACGGGCAGGCGGAGGCTGAGGACATCCTGGCGGCCGTCCGCCCGGCCACGTGCCTCGTGACCATCATGCTGGCCAATAACGAGACAGGCGTCATCATG ccGGTGCCCGAGATCAGCCGGCGAGTCCGAGCCCTGAACCAGCAGCGGGCGGCGGGCGGGCTGCCGGGGGTGCTCGTGCACACGGACGCCGCCCAGGCCTTGGGGAAGCGGCGCGTGGACGTGCGGGACCTGGGCGTGGACTTCCTGACCATCGTGGGCCACAAG ttctatGGCCCCAGGATTGGAGCACTTTACATCCGAGGGCTCGGTGAACTCACCCCTCTGTACCCTATGCTGTTTGGAGGTGGACAAGAGCGGAATTTCAGGCCAGG GACAGAGAACACCCCGATGATTGCCGGCCTTGGGAAG GCGGCTGAGCTGGTGGCAGAGAACTGCGAGGCCTACGAAGCCCACATGCGGGATGTGCGCGACTACCTGGAGGAGAGGCTGGCG GCTGAATTTGGTAAGAGAATCCATCTGAACAGCCAGTTTCCAGGCACTGAGCGACTCCCCAACACCTGTAACTTCTCCATCCTGGGACCCCAGCTGCAAG GCCGCCTGGTGCTGGCCCAGTGCAGGACGCTGCTGGCCAGCATGGGGGCTGCGTGCCACTCGGACCACGGAGACCG GCCATCCCCGGTGCTGCTGAGCTGCGGCGTCCCCTTGGACGTGGCCAGGAACGCCATCCGGCTCAGCGTGGGCCGCGGCACCACCCGGGCCGAAGTGGACCTCGTCGTGCAGGACCTGAAGCAGGCGGTGGCCCGGCTGGAGGGCCAGGCCTAG
- the SCLY gene encoding selenocysteine lyase isoform X5 has product MDYNATTPLEPEAIQAMTEAMQEAWGNPSSPYPAGDSRRHTQIRDVGGRGPMWLLSHYQRPSSFYLKAFSIFNMHLPLVVKMAPAVQAITVILSKLFHPFILLSWRVGSEADGHSFPSPVAPGRKAKEIINAARENLAKMIGGRPQDMIFTSGGTESNNLVIHSVVKHFHKIHAAVGDTAEHPSPVEGALPHIITCTVEHDSIRLPLEHLVEEQVAEVTFVPVSKVNGQAEAEDILAAVRPATCLVTIMLANNETGVIMPVPEISRRVRALNQQRAAGGLPGVLVHTDAAQALGKRRVDVRDLGVDFLTIVGHKFYGPRIGALYIRGLGELTPLYPMLFGGGQERNFRPGTENTPMIAGLGKAAELVAENCEAYEAHMRDVRDYLEERLAAEFGKRIHLNSQFPGTERLPNTCNFSILGPQLQGRLVLAQCRTLLASMGAACHSDHGDRPSPVLLSCGVPLDVARNAIRLSVGRGTTRAEVDLVVQDLKQAVARLEGQA; this is encoded by the exons ATGGACTATAATGCAACCACCCCCCTGGAGCCAGAGGCCATCCAGGCCATGACTGAAGCCATGCAGGAAGCCTGGGGGAATCCCAGCAGCCCTTACCCGGCAGGTGATTCTAGGAGACACACACAGATCAGAGATGTGGGGGGCAGAG GGCCCATGTGGCTGCTCAGCCACTACCAGAGACCCAGCTCCTTCTATCTTAAAGCTTTTTCCATCTTCAACATGCACCTGCCCCTTGTGGTCAAGATGGCTCCTGCAGTTCAAGCCATCAC CGTGATCTTAAGCAAATTGTTCCATCCTTTCATTCTCCTGTCTTGGCGGGTGGGAAGCGAGGCAGATGGCCACAGCTTCCCCTCTCCCGTAGCACCCG GTAGGAAGGCCAAGGAGATTATCAATGCAGCTCGGGAAAACCTTGCCAAGATGATAGGTGGGAGACCTCAAGACATGATCTTCACTTCCGGGGGCACAGAG TCAAATAATTTAGTAATCCATTCTGTGGTGAAACATTTCCACAAAATCCATGCCGCAGTGGGGGACACGGCCGAGCATCCCAGCCCAGTGGAGGGGGCCCTGCCTCACATCATCACTTGCACCGTGGAACACGACTCCATCCGCCTGCCCCTGGAGCACCTGGTGGAAGAACAAGTGGCCG AGGTCACCTTTGTCCCCGTGTCCAAGGTAAACGGGCAGGCGGAGGCTGAGGACATCCTGGCGGCCGTCCGCCCGGCCACGTGCCTCGTGACCATCATGCTGGCCAATAACGAGACAGGCGTCATCATG ccGGTGCCCGAGATCAGCCGGCGAGTCCGAGCCCTGAACCAGCAGCGGGCGGCGGGCGGGCTGCCGGGGGTGCTCGTGCACACGGACGCCGCCCAGGCCTTGGGGAAGCGGCGCGTGGACGTGCGGGACCTGGGCGTGGACTTCCTGACCATCGTGGGCCACAAG ttctatGGCCCCAGGATTGGAGCACTTTACATCCGAGGGCTCGGTGAACTCACCCCTCTGTACCCTATGCTGTTTGGAGGTGGACAAGAGCGGAATTTCAGGCCAGG GACAGAGAACACCCCGATGATTGCCGGCCTTGGGAAG GCGGCTGAGCTGGTGGCAGAGAACTGCGAGGCCTACGAAGCCCACATGCGGGATGTGCGCGACTACCTGGAGGAGAGGCTGGCG GCTGAATTTGGTAAGAGAATCCATCTGAACAGCCAGTTTCCAGGCACTGAGCGACTCCCCAACACCTGTAACTTCTCCATCCTGGGACCCCAGCTGCAAG GCCGCCTGGTGCTGGCCCAGTGCAGGACGCTGCTGGCCAGCATGGGGGCTGCGTGCCACTCGGACCACGGAGACCG GCCATCCCCGGTGCTGCTGAGCTGCGGCGTCCCCTTGGACGTGGCCAGGAACGCCATCCGGCTCAGCGTGGGCCGCGGCACCACCCGGGCCGAAGTGGACCTCGTCGTGCAGGACCTGAAGCAGGCGGTGGCCCGGCTGGAGGGCCAGGCCTAG